A single Fusobacterium hominis DNA region contains:
- the ylqF gene encoding ribosome biogenesis GTPase YlqF, protein MSMTKINWYPGHMKKTKDLIKENMQLIDVVLEVVDARIPLSSKNPDIAVFAKNKKRIIVLNKSDLVEKKELTYWKNYFVENNFADHVVAMSAETGFNLKGLYSIIDKVSAEKLEKMKSKGLRKVNTRLMVVGIPNVGKSRLINRIVGKNTAGVGNKPGFTKGKQWVRIKDGLELLDMPGILWPKFESIEVGQNLAITGAIKDEILPIEEVAGALIGKMIRYGKWDVLKERYKLLDEDKSEILGEILEKVALRGKMLNKGETLNVQQAAYTVLRDYRNCRLGKFGLDR, encoded by the coding sequence ATGTCAATGACAAAAATAAACTGGTATCCCGGACATATGAAAAAGACAAAAGATCTTATTAAAGAAAATATGCAACTTATAGATGTTGTCCTTGAAGTAGTTGATGCAAGGATACCACTTTCAAGTAAAAATCCGGATATAGCAGTTTTTGCTAAAAATAAAAAAAGAATAATAGTTTTAAATAAATCAGATCTTGTAGAAAAAAAAGAACTAACTTATTGGAAAAACTATTTTGTAGAAAATAATTTTGCAGATCATGTAGTTGCAATGAGTGCAGAAACTGGTTTTAATTTAAAAGGACTTTATTCAATAATTGATAAAGTTTCAGCAGAAAAACTAGAAAAAATGAAAAGTAAAGGGTTAAGAAAAGTAAATACTCGTCTTATGGTTGTAGGAATTCCAAATGTTGGAAAATCTAGATTAATCAATAGAATAGTGGGAAAAAATACTGCTGGAGTTGGAAATAAACCTGGATTTACAAAAGGAAAACAATGGGTTAGAATTAAAGATGGTTTAGAATTACTTGATATGCCAGGAATCCTTTGGCCAAAATTTGAAAGTATAGAAGTAGGACAAAACTTAGCTATTACAGGAGCTATAAAAGATGAAATTTTACCTATTGAAGAGGTTGCAGGAGCACTTATAGGAAAGATGATAAGATATGGAAAATGGGACGTTTTAAAAGAAAGATATAAACTTTTAGATGAAGACAAGAGTGAAATATTAGGTGAAATTTTAGAAAAAGTGGCTCTTCGAGGAAAAATGCTAAATAAAGGTGAAACTTTAAATGTTCAACAGGCTGCATATACAGTTTTAAGAGACTACAGAAATTGTAGACTAGGAAAATTTGGTCTGGACAGATAA
- the rsmI gene encoding 16S rRNA (cytidine(1402)-2'-O)-methyltransferase has product MLYIVATPIGNLEDMTLRGLRILKEADYIFAEDTRVTKKLLNHFEIDTTVYRYDEFSKMRQIPNMINLLKEGKDIALVTDAGTPCISDPGYEVVDAAHKEGIKVVPIPGASALTAAASVAGISMRRFCFEGFLPKKKGRQTLLKELALEERTIMIYESPFRIEKTLRDIETFIGVREVVIIREITKIYEEIMRGTTTELIERLSKNPIKGEIVLLIKGKE; this is encoded by the coding sequence ATGCTATATATAGTGGCAACACCTATAGGAAATCTTGAAGATATGACTCTTAGAGGTCTTCGTATATTAAAAGAAGCAGATTATATATTTGCTGAAGATACAAGAGTTACAAAAAAATTATTAAATCATTTTGAAATAGATACTACAGTTTATAGATATGATGAATTTTCTAAGATGAGACAAATTCCAAATATGATAAACTTATTAAAAGAAGGAAAAGATATAGCATTAGTTACAGATGCAGGAACTCCATGTATTTCAGATCCAGGATATGAAGTAGTTGATGCAGCTCATAAAGAGGGAATAAAAGTTGTTCCTATTCCTGGTGCTAGTGCACTTACTGCTGCAGCATCTGTTGCAGGAATTAGCATGAGAAGATTTTGTTTTGAAGGTTTCTTACCTAAGAAAAAAGGACGACAAACTCTATTAAAAGAACTTGCACTTGAAGAAAGAACTATAATGATATACGAATCTCCATTTAGAATTGAAAAAACTTTAAGAGATATAGAAACTTTTATAGGTGTTAGAGAAGTTGTTATAATTAGAGAGATTACTAAAATCTATGAAGAGATAATGAGAGGAACAACTACAGAATTAATAGAACGTTTAAGTAAAAATCCAATAAAGGGAGAAATAGTATTACTTATAAAAGGAAAAGAATAA
- the yhbY gene encoding ribosome assembly RNA-binding protein YhbY, which yields MELTSKRRAYLRKRAHDMDPLVRIGKDGITDNLIQSILDAIDSRELIKVKILQNCEDEKQEIMDKLCSCREFQVVGIIGKTILIFKENKEKPVISLELKGI from the coding sequence ATGGAATTAACAAGTAAAAGAAGAGCATATTTAAGAAAGAGAGCTCATGATATGGATCCCCTTGTAAGAATAGGAAAAGATGGTATAACAGATAATCTTATTCAAAGTATATTAGATGCAATTGATTCAAGAGAATTAATAAAAGTAAAAATTTTACAAAATTGCGAAGATGAAAAACAAGAAATAATGGATAAATTATGTAGTTGTAGAGAATTTCAAGTAGTTGGAATAATAGGAAAAACAATTCTTATTTTTAAAGAAAATAAAGAAAAACCTGTTATTTCACTTGAGCTAAAAGGAATTTAA
- a CDS encoding S41 family peptidase yields the protein MKNLLKKKWLITLLSVGIFISTFGAEAEKKPEEKKETPKVEKTGFLSNIRQLKELSDIMDVINQNYVGDKPIDKKLLMQGALKGMVESLEDPHSNYFTSEELKDFQEDIKGKYVGVGMVVQKRPNEALTVVSPIEDSPAYKAGMKPKDKIIAIDGQPTYKLTSEECVKKLKGKENTTVKVTVIRDGVKDPKDIEIKRAVVELKYVKSRMVDTKNKIGYLRLTQFGENVYPDVAKALEGLQAQGMKALIFDVRSNPGGALDQAVKITSMFIKDGKIVSVKSKDGEEKVSNREGKFYGDFPLVVLVNGGSASASEILAGAIKDDKRGILIGEKTFGKGSVQTLVGLPDGDGIKLTIAKYYTPSGVCIHGVGIEPDVKVEEKDGYMLFDSMVTNIDEKQSKENKKEIIKEIKGEKEAEEFEKHKDIQLDTAIGILKGILLNKK from the coding sequence ATGAAAAACTTACTCAAAAAGAAATGGCTAATTACTTTACTGTCAGTAGGAATTTTTATAAGTACTTTTGGAGCAGAAGCTGAAAAAAAACCAGAAGAAAAAAAAGAAACACCCAAAGTAGAAAAAACAGGATTTTTATCTAATATCAGACAACTAAAAGAGCTTTCTGATATTATGGACGTAATAAATCAAAACTATGTTGGAGATAAACCTATAGATAAAAAGCTACTTATGCAAGGAGCTTTAAAAGGAATGGTTGAATCTTTAGAAGATCCACATTCAAATTATTTTACAAGTGAAGAGTTAAAAGATTTCCAAGAGGATATAAAAGGAAAATATGTAGGCGTAGGAATGGTAGTACAAAAAAGACCTAATGAAGCACTAACTGTAGTTTCACCTATTGAAGACAGTCCTGCTTATAAAGCTGGAATGAAACCGAAGGATAAAATAATAGCAATTGATGGACAACCTACTTATAAATTAACAAGTGAAGAATGTGTAAAAAAATTAAAAGGTAAAGAAAATACAACTGTTAAGGTAACTGTAATAAGAGATGGAGTAAAAGATCCTAAAGATATAGAGATAAAAAGAGCAGTTGTAGAATTAAAATATGTTAAGAGTAGAATGGTAGATACTAAAAATAAAATAGGATATCTAAGACTTACTCAATTTGGAGAAAATGTATATCCTGATGTAGCTAAGGCATTAGAAGGATTACAAGCTCAAGGAATGAAAGCACTTATATTTGATGTAAGAAGTAATCCAGGTGGAGCATTAGATCAAGCAGTAAAAATTACTTCTATGTTTATTAAAGATGGTAAAATAGTAAGTGTAAAATCTAAAGATGGAGAAGAGAAAGTATCAAATAGAGAAGGAAAGTTCTATGGAGATTTTCCATTAGTTGTTCTTGTAAATGGAGGAAGTGCCTCAGCTTCTGAAATATTAGCTGGAGCTATAAAAGATGATAAAAGAGGAATACTAATTGGAGAAAAAACATTTGGAAAAGGAAGTGTACAAACACTTGTTGGATTGCCAGATGGAGATGGAATAAAACTTACAATTGCAAAATACTATACTCCAAGTGGTGTATGTATTCACGGTGTTGGAATTGAACCAGATGTAAAGGTTGAAGAAAAAGATGGATATATGCTATTTGATAGTATGGTTACAAATATAGATGAAAAACAAAGTAAAGAAAATAAAAAAGAGATAATAAAAGAAATCAAAGGTGAAAAAGAAGCTGAAGAGTTTGAAAAACATAAGGATATTCAACTTGATACAGCTATTGGAATCTTAAAAGGAATACTTTTAAATAAAAAATAA
- a CDS encoding TlyA family RNA methyltransferase: protein MKERLDILLVKRGFFPDKDKAARAIMAGLVVVDDRRVDKAGTMIKIEDEPSIRIKGDNLKYVSRGGLKLEKAVTAFRLDFSNKKVLDVGASTGGFTDCALQNKALFVYSVDVGTNQLDWKLRNDPRVKSIENRHINDLTKDEIDGSIIDYIVMDVSFISIKKILPDLLTFFNPETKLMALIKPQFEANKEDIAKGGIVKDEKVHKEIIKDIVEFAKEHGLYLENLDFSPITGTKGNVEYISLFGVDKLKEKEIDIDDIVNKGRNLGGTI, encoded by the coding sequence ATGAAGGAAAGATTAGATATCTTACTTGTAAAAAGAGGCTTTTTTCCTGATAAAGATAAGGCAGCACGTGCTATAATGGCAGGTCTTGTAGTAGTTGATGACAGGAGAGTTGATAAAGCTGGAACAATGATAAAAATTGAAGATGAACCATCAATCAGGATAAAAGGAGATAATCTCAAATATGTAAGCCGTGGGGGATTAAAATTAGAAAAAGCTGTAACTGCTTTTAGACTTGATTTTTCAAATAAAAAAGTTTTAGATGTTGGAGCGTCAACAGGTGGATTTACAGATTGTGCTCTACAAAATAAAGCGTTGTTTGTGTATTCTGTAGATGTAGGAACTAATCAATTAGATTGGAAACTTCGTAATGACCCAAGAGTAAAATCAATAGAAAATAGACATATAAACGATCTTACTAAAGATGAGATTGACGGGAGTATCATAGATTATATTGTGATGGATGTTTCATTTATTTCAATCAAAAAGATTCTTCCAGATCTTTTGACATTTTTTAATCCGGAGACTAAGTTAATGGCTCTTATTAAACCACAATTTGAAGCAAATAAAGAAGATATAGCCAAAGGTGGAATAGTAAAGGATGAAAAGGTGCATAAAGAAATAATAAAAGATATCGTTGAATTTGCAAAAGAACATGGATTATATTTAGAAAATCTTGATTTTTCACCAATTACAGGAACAAAAGGTAATGTAGAGTATATCTCATTATTCGGAGTAGATAAACTTAAAGAAAAAGAGATAGATATAGATGATATTGTCAACAAGGGGAGAAATTTAGGAGGCACAATATGA
- the dxs gene encoding 1-deoxy-D-xylulose-5-phosphate synthase yields MEKKREDILQDLDIKAKEIRRKLIETVSKNGGHLSSNLGIVELTLCLHESFDIEKDKILFDVGHQGYVHKLLTGRDKNFDTLRKRHGIGPFMDPKESNYDPFISGHAGTALSAGSGIAMGNPDSKVVIVVGDAAISNGHSIEALNNIGGNKLKNVIVILNDNDMSIGKNVGSLSKFFGKFLVSEKYMNLRDDIKGIIKKIKIAEGFSNTLERMEVSVKNFFLPLSILESLGFTFFGVLDGHNCDELLTTFEKIKNVEGPIFIHVKTQKGKGYKYAEEDQEKFHGISPFDIKTGSIPKNSSSYSSIFGNEIVKFAKEDKDIFAICCGMVKGTGLKEFFEKFPERAIDTGIAEGHAVTFAGGLAREKRKPYVAIYSTFIQRAFSQLIHDISLQKLPVRFIIDRAGIVGEDGKTHNGLYDIAMFLTVPNYTVIAPTTSKELKEALEITRNFESGPIVIRIPREIEFNIENDTKFELGKWKELKKGKNNLFIATGSMLKEILNIEEQLKARGIEGTIVSAASIKPLDETYLLDAANKYDNIFVLEEAYIKNSFGSSIMDFYNDRGINKLIYKIGINQGNIPHGNRGELLEEFGLRGENLIKRIEDKIDAGKK; encoded by the coding sequence ATGGAAAAGAAAAGAGAAGATATATTACAAGATTTAGATATAAAAGCCAAAGAAATCAGAAGAAAGCTCATAGAAACAGTTAGTAAAAATGGGGGACATCTTTCATCTAATTTGGGAATTGTAGAATTAACGTTATGTTTACACGAGTCTTTTGATATTGAAAAAGATAAAATATTATTTGATGTAGGACATCAAGGATATGTACACAAATTATTAACTGGAAGAGATAAAAATTTTGATACATTGAGAAAAAGACATGGGATAGGTCCATTTATGGATCCTAAAGAAAGCAACTATGATCCCTTTATATCTGGACATGCGGGAACTGCTTTATCAGCGGGATCTGGAATAGCTATGGGAAATCCAGATAGTAAGGTTGTAATAGTAGTAGGAGATGCTGCTATATCAAATGGACATTCAATTGAAGCACTTAATAATATTGGTGGGAATAAATTAAAAAATGTAATAGTTATTTTAAATGATAACGATATGTCTATTGGAAAGAATGTAGGATCACTTTCAAAATTTTTTGGGAAGTTTTTAGTTAGTGAAAAATACATGAACTTAAGAGATGATATAAAAGGTATCATAAAGAAAATTAAAATAGCAGAGGGATTTTCAAATACGTTAGAAAGAATGGAAGTTTCAGTAAAAAATTTCTTCTTACCATTAAGTATATTGGAAAGCTTAGGATTTACTTTTTTTGGAGTATTAGATGGCCACAATTGTGATGAACTTTTGACAACATTTGAAAAGATAAAAAATGTAGAAGGGCCTATATTTATACATGTAAAGACTCAAAAAGGTAAAGGATATAAATATGCAGAAGAAGATCAAGAAAAGTTCCATGGAATATCTCCTTTTGATATAAAAACAGGAAGTATTCCTAAAAATTCATCTAGTTATTCAAGTATTTTTGGAAATGAAATAGTAAAGTTTGCAAAAGAGGATAAGGATATATTTGCTATATGTTGTGGAATGGTTAAAGGAACAGGACTTAAAGAATTTTTTGAAAAGTTTCCAGAAAGAGCTATTGATACTGGAATAGCAGAAGGACATGCTGTTACATTTGCAGGGGGACTTGCAAGAGAAAAACGTAAACCTTATGTTGCAATATATTCAACATTTATACAAAGAGCATTTAGCCAATTAATTCACGATATTTCGCTACAAAAGCTACCTGTTAGATTTATAATTGATAGAGCAGGAATAGTAGGAGAAGATGGGAAAACTCATAATGGACTTTATGATATAGCAATGTTTTTAACAGTGCCAAATTATACAGTCATAGCACCAACAACTTCTAAAGAGTTAAAAGAAGCATTAGAGATTACAAGAAATTTTGAAAGTGGTCCTATTGTAATAAGGATACCTAGAGAGATTGAATTTAATATAGAAAATGACACAAAATTTGAACTTGGAAAATGGAAAGAACTAAAAAAAGGAAAAAACAATCTTTTTATAGCAACTGGAAGTATGCTAAAAGAGATTTTAAATATAGAAGAACAATTAAAAGCTAGAGGGATAGAGGGAACAATAGTAAGTGCAGCATCAATTAAACCACTAGATGAAACTTATTTATTAGATGCAGCTAATAAATATGACAATATATTTGTTTTAGAAGAAGCTTATATTAAAAATTCTTTTGGAAGCAGTATAATGGATTTTTATAATGATAGAGGAATAAATAAATTAATTTACAAAATAGGAATAAACCAAGGAAATATTCCTCATGGAAATAGAGGAGAACTTTTGGAAGAATTCGGATTAAGAGGAGAAAATTTGATAAAAAGAATTGAGGATAAAATCGATGCAGGGAAAAAATAA
- a CDS encoding HD domain-containing protein — protein sequence MQGKNKKAVEFIETLLDIEMVQDLELFDDQGVKVSTHTYDVLKISIDELKRDYRTFNEAKQKVEFFALTIGIIIHDLSKGSIRKQEEKLSHSQMMLKKPEYITKEAEKVLAEIEEKVGVQIKDDIRKNILHIVLSHHGKWGKIQPNTKEAHIVYRADMYSAKYHRINPIGADKILKLMTDGMQIDQICKELDCTQGVVKDRLKRAKQELKIKTTKQLLNYYKKNKKIPIGDNFFVQRVRETEKLKKLVDKRGFKNIMLQSPLINYMVDNEIFKEKADLSEV from the coding sequence ATGCAGGGAAAAAATAAAAAGGCAGTTGAATTTATAGAAACATTACTTGATATAGAAATGGTTCAAGATTTAGAATTATTTGATGATCAAGGTGTAAAAGTATCAACTCATACTTACGATGTTTTAAAAATTTCAATTGATGAGTTAAAAAGAGATTATAGAACTTTTAATGAAGCAAAACAAAAAGTTGAATTTTTTGCACTGACAATAGGAATAATAATTCATGACTTAAGTAAAGGAAGTATAAGAAAGCAAGAAGAAAAGTTATCTCATTCTCAAATGATGCTAAAAAAACCAGAATATATAACTAAAGAAGCTGAAAAGGTTTTAGCAGAAATAGAGGAAAAAGTAGGAGTACAAATAAAAGATGATATAAGGAAAAATATTCTTCATATTGTTTTATCTCACCATGGAAAATGGGGAAAAATACAACCTAACACTAAAGAGGCTCATATAGTTTATAGAGCTGATATGTATTCAGCAAAATATCATAGAATTAATCCTATCGGAGCAGATAAAATATTAAAGCTTATGACAGATGGAATGCAAATAGATCAAATTTGTAAAGAGCTTGATTGTACACAAGGTGTTGTAAAAGATAGGTTGAAAAGAGCTAAACAAGAATTGAAAATAAAAACTACAAAACAACTTTTAAATTATTATAAGAAAAATAAAAAAATACCTATTGGAGATAACTTTTTTGTGCAAAGAGTTAGAGAAACTGAAAAATTAAAAAAACTTGTTGATAAAAGAGGATTTAAAAATATAATGCTACAAAGTCCTTTAATTAATTATATGGTAGATAATGAAATATTCAAAGAAAAAGCAGACTTATCAGAGGTGTAA
- a CDS encoding ribonuclease J yields MLREENTNNKKSKPQNKRKKINGKSGVEEIKEKLKNMKNEIKELKVDKKEESKEIKPQKKVKNIRNNKNIKSAKPVKVVKEIKEEDKLEIKQPKTAKEEKMYVIPLGGMEEVGKNITVIQYRDEIVIVDSGVIFPDENLLGIDLVIPDFTFLENNKDKIKGLFITHGHEDHIGSIPYLYQKIDSDVPMFGGKLTLALAKSKFENGLVKNLPKMKEVKGRSRIKVGKYFTVEFIKITHSITDAYSLLITTPAGTVFHTGDFKIDLTPVDGEGVDFARLSQIGEQGVDLMLSDSTNSEVEGFTPSEKSVGEAFRNEFAKAKGRIIVAAFASHVHRLQQIINVAKEHNRKIAIDGRSLVKVFEIASSLGYLDVPEGMLVPLSEVDKLKDNKVVMLCTGTQGEPMAALSRIAKNMHKHIKIKEGDTVIISATPIPGNEKAVSNNINNLLKYDAEVVFKKIAGIHVSGHGSKDEQKLMLNLIKPKYFMPVHGEHKMLRAHQDTAIQTGIPKNNIILAQNGSKIEVTKSGAKLKGKVNAGSTLVDGLGVGDIGHIVLKDRQQLSQDGVVVIVYTIDKETGKLVAGPDIVTRGFVYSKESEDIIKEAIETLKEKIGKTEDYYSKDWGMLKNTTKEIAAKYFYNKTKRNPMILPIVMEV; encoded by the coding sequence ATGTTAAGAGAAGAAAATACTAATAATAAAAAATCGAAACCGCAAAATAAGAGAAAAAAAATCAACGGGAAAAGTGGAGTAGAAGAAATTAAAGAAAAATTAAAAAATATGAAAAATGAGATAAAAGAATTAAAAGTGGATAAAAAAGAAGAATCAAAAGAGATAAAACCACAAAAGAAGGTAAAAAATATAAGAAATAATAAAAATATTAAATCTGCAAAACCTGTAAAGGTTGTAAAAGAAATAAAAGAAGAAGATAAATTGGAAATAAAACAACCAAAAACAGCTAAAGAAGAGAAAATGTATGTAATTCCATTAGGTGGAATGGAAGAAGTTGGAAAAAATATAACAGTAATTCAATATAGAGATGAAATAGTTATAGTTGATTCTGGAGTTATATTCCCAGATGAAAACTTATTAGGAATAGATTTGGTTATACCAGATTTTACATTCCTTGAAAATAATAAAGATAAGATAAAAGGACTTTTCATAACACACGGACATGAAGATCATATTGGTTCTATTCCATATCTTTATCAAAAAATAGATAGTGATGTTCCTATGTTTGGAGGGAAATTAACACTAGCTTTAGCTAAATCAAAGTTTGAAAATGGACTTGTAAAAAATCTACCTAAAATGAAAGAGGTAAAAGGAAGAAGTAGAATAAAAGTTGGAAAATATTTTACAGTGGAGTTTATAAAAATAACTCACTCAATTACTGATGCTTATTCACTTTTAATAACTACTCCAGCAGGAACAGTATTCCATACAGGTGACTTTAAGATTGACTTAACACCAGTAGATGGAGAGGGGGTAGACTTTGCAAGACTTTCGCAAATAGGAGAGCAAGGTGTAGATTTAATGCTTTCAGATTCTACTAACTCAGAAGTAGAAGGATTTACTCCATCAGAAAAAAGTGTTGGAGAGGCATTTAGAAATGAATTTGCAAAAGCTAAAGGTAGAATTATAGTTGCTGCTTTTGCTTCACACGTACACAGATTACAACAAATAATAAATGTAGCTAAAGAGCACAATAGAAAAATTGCTATAGATGGAAGAAGTCTCGTCAAGGTATTTGAAATAGCTTCTAGTCTTGGATATTTAGATGTTCCAGAAGGAATGTTAGTTCCTTTATCTGAAGTAGATAAATTAAAAGATAATAAAGTTGTAATGCTTTGTACAGGAACACAAGGAGAGCCAATGGCTGCTCTTTCAAGAATAGCTAAAAATATGCACAAGCATATTAAAATAAAAGAAGGCGATACAGTAATAATATCTGCAACTCCTATTCCAGGAAATGAAAAAGCTGTATCAAATAATATAAACAACCTTTTAAAATATGATGCAGAAGTAGTATTTAAAAAGATTGCAGGAATTCATGTATCAGGACATGGAAGTAAAGATGAACAAAAGCTTATGTTAAATTTAATAAAACCTAAGTATTTTATGCCAGTGCATGGAGAACATAAAATGTTAAGAGCACATCAAGATACTGCAATACAAACTGGAATACCTAAAAATAATATTATTTTAGCTCAAAATGGAAGTAAAATAGAAGTTACAAAATCTGGAGCTAAATTAAAAGGAAAAGTAAATGCAGGATCTACATTAGTTGATGGACTTGGTGTAGGAGATATAGGACATATAGTTTTAAAAGATAGACAACAATTATCTCAAGATGGAGTTGTAGTTATAGTATATACAATAGACAAGGAAACTGGAAAATTAGTAGCAGGACCAGATATTGTAACTAGAGGATTTGTTTATTCAAAAGAATCTGAGGATATTATAAAAGAAGCTATAGAAACATTGAAAGAAAAAATTGGAAAAACAGAGGATTACTACTCTAAAGATTGGGGAATGTTGAAAAACACAACTAAAGAAATAGCGGCTAAATATTTTTATAATAAAACAAAAAGAAATCCTATGATATTACCAATAGTGATGGAAGTTTAA
- a CDS encoding divergent PAP2 family protein, whose translation MSPGIIFGNRVLDVVFVAWFIAQFYKVIASTIVNKKLEISRLWDTGGMPSSHSSTVSCLTACIAVKYGIKSDMFAVTIIFAGIVMYDAAGIRRAAGKQAGVLNNFVEKLTLLIGEERYVKYFGEEKREKLKELLGHTPIEVLVGSILGIIVGLSFTKYLLG comes from the coding sequence ATGAGTCCTGGGATAATTTTTGGAAACAGAGTTTTGGACGTAGTATTTGTTGCATGGTTTATAGCTCAGTTTTATAAGGTAATCGCCTCGACAATAGTGAATAAAAAATTGGAAATAAGTAGACTGTGGGATACTGGTGGAATGCCAAGTTCTCACAGTTCAACTGTTTCATGTCTAACTGCTTGTATAGCTGTAAAATATGGAATAAAAAGTGATATGTTTGCAGTTACAATAATATTTGCTGGAATTGTCATGTATGATGCAGCTGGAATTAGAAGAGCTGCTGGAAAACAAGCTGGAGTACTTAATAACTTTGTTGAGAAATTGACTTTATTAATAGGCGAAGAAAGATATGTAAAGTATTTTGGAGAAGAAAAAAGAGAAAAGTTAAAGGAGCTTTTGGGTCATACTCCTATTGAGGTTTTGGTTGGAAGCATACTAGGAATCATTGTGGGACTTAGTTTCACAAAATATTTGTTGGGGTAG